The following is a genomic window from Hallerella porci.
TATAATAAAAGTTGGATGTCAAAAAATGACAAAGAAGGGGAACGTGCAATTTTCTTTCTATAAAATCAATCATTCAAAAAAAAATCAATTACTAATCACACTCAGGGAGTCAAACCTTTTCTTTCAAAAAATCTTTCATCGTGTTTACCATTTCTAAGACCTGCAACGGTTTTGCAAAATGTGCATTCATGCCGACTTTCAAAGCATTCTTTTTGTCTTCTTCAAAAGCGTTTGCAGTCATCGCAAAAATCGGAATATTTCGTTTTTCATCTTTGAAATTTCGAATCAATTTCGTTGCTTTGTAACCATCCATATTGGGCATTTGAATGTCCATCAAAATGAAATCAAATTCGTGCGGTTTTGATTTTAAAAGCATATCCACACATTCAACGCCATCGCGTGCGCGCTCAAATTCAAATCCATATTCTTTCAAAAGTTCCACCGTAATTTCGGCATTTAAATCATTATCTTCGGCGAGTAAAATTTTTTTGCCTTGAAATAAATCTTTTGAAATTTCGCTTTTCACAATTTGATGAATATCGCTTTCGTGCGCCTTTCTGTGCGGGAGCGTAACGATAAACGAAGTGCCTTTTCCAAGTTCACTTTTCACATCGATTGAACCATTCATTAAATTCACCAAATGTTTTACAATCGACATGCCAAGGCCTGTGCCTTCGATGCGATTTTTTTCCGAATGATGCTCGCGCGAAAATTCATCGAAAATCACTTTCAAAAATTCAGGGCTCATGCCAATTCCAGAATCCGAAATCGTCGTCTGAATAATCGCATAGCCTTCGAGATGCGAAGGAATTTCTTTGGTGTCAATCAAAACGGTGCCGCCTTCGGGCGTGTATTTGATGGCGTTCGACATTAAATTCAAAAAGACTTCTTTAATTTTTACCGTATCGCAACACACAAATTTTGTCTGAATATCGATAGAACTTTTTATCGTGATATTTTTCCGCATCGTCGTGCTGATTTCCGAGCGTTCGCGTTCAATTTCTGTAATATCGCGAATCGCAATGAGCATGTGTTCTTCGTTTGGATTTTGATTGTTGATTGTGAATTTTCCTTGCAAGCGTTTTGGCGTTTTCGCAACCACGGCGTCATATTCGATGTAAAAATTTTTCTAACTTTTTAAAACGCGTTTTAAAACATCTAAACGAGTCGCCTCGATAAAGCGCGCTTGATATACGGAATCATTTCGGGCTCAATTTTACTTCCCGGAGCGCGAAAATCCGAAGTGGATTTTTCTAAGCCATCGACGACATAAATGAGTTCGCCCGCTTCATTTTTTGTTGCGGTATAAAGATAACGGATTCCTTTAAAATTTCGAATTTCATTTAATTGTTTTTGAATTTCCACATAACGCGGGTCATTCATATCCGATTCAGAACGGAACTTTTCAAAATCTTCTGCAGAAAATTTCTGCGAAAGCAAATCAAAAACCGATTCCGCGCGTAATTGATTGCGAGCAATTCCCGATTCCAAAATTTCACCCGAAAAATTCCGCTGCAAAATCAATGTGTAAACGACGACCAAAAGGACGATAAACAGCACAAAAGCGATAAACGAAAACAGCCCGCGTTTCGCATTATTCGTTTTCAAAATTTTGTGCCAAATCCAATTTGACAAAGGCATCACAGCGATCCTTTTCCCAAAAGGGCGTTCTGATTTATGATTGTATATAAACTAATTTTTTTATTTTTACTTTCTCCAAATTTCAATTTGATTTTCGCCTGTAAAATTGGAAATTCTAGCCGAATTTTGCTTGCAAAATCTTTTTTTCTCACATTTTTTATATAGATTATTCAAAAAAAGGACGCAAATTATGGATGCATTATCGTGGAACGAAATTGAAAAATCGATGCAATTTTCACGAATCGGTACATGGAAAATTGAAATTGCACCCGATGCTGCTCCGCGTTTCTATGCCGATGACATTATGGATGAACTCATTGGCGTTCCCCAAGGAATTTCTCCCGAAGGACGTTTTACATTTCACCGCGCTCACATTCATCCCGGCGATTTGCAACTCTTTTTAGATTACTCCAATAAACTCGTTTCCGAACGTGCAGAAATTGTTTATCGTTATCAGCACCCAACTCTCGGCGAAATGTTTGTGCGCTGCGGCGGAAAACGCGATGAAAATGTTCAAAATTGCATTTGCCTTTACGGAACTCACCAAGACATTTCCGATTCCATTCGCATGGAAAAATCAAAACTTGCAGAGCAGCGCCTCGCTGAACAGAACAGACTTCTTCGCAGAGAAAAAGAACAGCAAGAAGAAGAAAGCCGCGCCCGTTCTACATTCTTATTCAATATGAGTCACGATTTGCGGACGCCGATGAATGCGATTATCGGCTACGCCAATTTGATGGAACATCATTTCGAAAAGCGCGAACTCATCGCAGACTATTTGCAAAAATTGCAGAAAGCAAGTTCGTTTATGCTCGACCTTTTAAATAGCATTCTCGAAATGAGCCGCATCGAAAATGGCAAAGAAACGCTGCACTTAGCGCCGACAAATTTTGACAAAATCATTCACACGTTAGATATTGTGATGGAAAGTGCGTTAAAAGAAAAGAAGTTGCATTATCAAAAAGAAATTTCGATAACGCACAAAAATATCGTCTGCGATTCTTTAAAAGTCCGCGAAATTTTTCTCAACATTTTAAGCAACGCTGTCAAATATACTCCAGAAGGCGGAAATATTCTTTGGCATTTAGAAGAACTTCCGACCGAAAAAGCAAATGCAGCGAAATTTTCTGCGACAATTTGTGACAATGGAATTGGAATCAGTTCCGAATATTTGCCGCATCTTTTTGAACCATTTTCCCGCGAGCACAATTCTTCGGAATCGGGAATTTCGGGAACCGGTCTCGGGCTGCCGATTGTCAAATTCCTCGTCGATTCAATGGACGGAGAAATTTCCGTCGAAAGTGAATCGGGCAAAGGTTCAAAAATTACTGTCACGCTTATCTTCCCGATTGCAAAAGAAAAATCGTCCGAAAAAAATAGAAACGAACACGATTTAAAATCTCTCGCCGGAAAACGCATTCTCCTCGCCGAAGATAACGAGCTCAACGCCGAAATTGCGCTCACCCTTTTACACAATTTAGGCTTCTGCACAGAACTCGCCAAAGACGGAAAAATTGCGCTCGATATGCTCCAAGAAAAACCCGTCGGCTATTACGATTTGATTTTAATGGACATTCAAATGCCGAATATGAACGGCTACAAAGCAACCGAATGCATCCGTCACTTGCAAGATGAACGCGCCCGCATTCCCATCATCGCGATGACCGCAAACGCATTCGACGAAGACCGCGAAGCCTCTCTCGCCGCGGGCATGAACGCGCACTTAGCTAAACCCATCGATGTAGAAAAATTGATCAAAACAATTGGGGAAGTGCTCGCCTAATTCAAATGCAAAATTTTTAAGTGTCTTTTCGTAAAATTTTTAAATATTCTTCGTAACTATAGACGCGCTTTCGCAATGCATTCGTCGTTTCTTTTAAAATGCCTAACGCCTGCAATTTTTGAATTGCATGGGAAGCCGTATTAAAACTAATTTGCAAATCCGAAGCAATCCGTTTTATTTCAATAATCGGATGCATTTCTAAATAATCAAAAACCATTTTAATCGTATTTTTCTGACGATTGGATTTAGGTAAAATTTTCAAATTTTTTTGATGCAATTTCACCAGAGCTTCAATACTTTGCAAGGAATCTTTTGCCGCAGCCGAAACCGCTTCTAAGAAAAAGTAAATCCACTGTTCATAATTTCCACTTCTCCGAACTTCCGAAATGCGATCGTAATATTCGACTTGATTTTTTTTCAAAAAATAAGAAATGTAAATGACGGGTTTAGAAAGTAAACCTTGCTCCATTAAATAAAGTAAAATAATGAGTCTGCCAACGCGTCCGTTTCCATCTAAAAACGGATGTATTGTTTCAAACTGATAATGAATTAAAGCGATTCGAATCAATGCATCATCATCTTGATTTTCATTGATAAATTTTTCTAATGCAAAAAGAGCTGCGTTCATGTCCTCGACATTCGGAGGAATATAGCGCGCCTCTTTAAGCGAACAATTTAAGCCGCCAATCCAATTTTGCGTTTTACGAAATTCACCCGGAGATTTTTCTTGACCTCGAACAT
Proteins encoded in this region:
- a CDS encoding hybrid sensor histidine kinase/response regulator, whose product is MVAKTPKRLQGKFTINNQNPNEEHMLIAIRDITEIERERSEISTTMRKNITIKSSIDIQTKFVCCDTVKIKEVFLNLMSNAIKYTPEGGTVLIDTKEIPSHLEGYAIIQTTISDSGIGMSPEFLKVIFDEFSREHHSEKNRIEGTGLGMSIVKHLVNLMNGSIDVKSELGKGTSFIVTLPHRKAHESDIHQIVKSEISKDLFQGKKILLAEDNDLNAEITVELLKEYGFEFERARDGVECVDMLLKSKPHEFDFILMDIQMPNMDGYKATKLIRNFKDEKRNIPIFAMTANAFEEDKKNALKVGMNAHFAKPLQVLEMVNTMKDFLKEKV
- a CDS encoding ATP-binding protein, translated to MDALSWNEIEKSMQFSRIGTWKIEIAPDAAPRFYADDIMDELIGVPQGISPEGRFTFHRAHIHPGDLQLFLDYSNKLVSERAEIVYRYQHPTLGEMFVRCGGKRDENVQNCICLYGTHQDISDSIRMEKSKLAEQRLAEQNRLLRREKEQQEEESRARSTFLFNMSHDLRTPMNAIIGYANLMEHHFEKRELIADYLQKLQKASSFMLDLLNSILEMSRIENGKETLHLAPTNFDKIIHTLDIVMESALKEKKLHYQKEISITHKNIVCDSLKVREIFLNILSNAVKYTPEGGNILWHLEELPTEKANAAKFSATICDNGIGISSEYLPHLFEPFSREHNSSESGISGTGLGLPIVKFLVDSMDGEISVESESGKGSKITVTLIFPIAKEKSSEKNRNEHDLKSLAGKRILLAEDNELNAEIALTLLHNLGFCTELAKDGKIALDMLQEKPVGYYDLILMDIQMPNMNGYKATECIRHLQDERARIPIIAMTANAFDEDREASLAAGMNAHLAKPIDVEKLIKTIGEVLA
- a CDS encoding Fic family protein; protein product: MNRAGQFVKNLSGEAEYFSFKPTNLPPEPAIQIDGKMTQILLEANRNLIELDAAAKYIPDVNLFISMYVRKEALISSQIEGTQCTLDDILDPENESHNLDVSEVINYISACHYALDRLKNFPLCNRFFCEIHHKLMNHVRGQEKSPGEFRKTQNWIGGLNCSLKEARYIPPNVEDMNAALFALEKFINENQDDDALIRIALIHYQFETIHPFLDGNGRVGRLIILLYLMEQGLLSKPVIYISYFLKKNQVEYYDRISEVRRSGNYEQWIYFFLEAVSAAAKDSLQSIEALVKLHQKNLKILPKSNRQKNTIKMVFDYLEMHPIIEIKRIASDLQISFNTASHAIQKLQALGILKETTNALRKRVYSYEEYLKILRKDT